A genomic window from Vitis riparia cultivar Riparia Gloire de Montpellier isolate 1030 chromosome 16, EGFV_Vit.rip_1.0, whole genome shotgun sequence includes:
- the LOC117933326 gene encoding F-box protein At2g17036-like, producing MEDDCEWAWLPKDLLHSILDQLQPMEDVIRFSAVCTEWRSVAVENFESRSLHRRQVPFLMSRTKDNIGNLHSVTQKKMYKFRFPMPDNMKCCGSSLGWLIMLDVTMDVILFNPFSGNTITFPPIRRLVFEKRYALEFDYIHGLSALKRYEYEIRIREEYGEEELENRLAFVKSGDEDWTYIDNKTSGFDYLFKTSRGVKGFRYFEDILYWKSQFYAVDSFGKLLSCEINTNFTNLRVKIVDVPKRGIGADPISTSTSFQEVVQSLRREVQSPFFEGNISVWSAFLVESVEGDLLWVPKFRSNFLTRKFSVYKLVDNGGNVGWVEKEDLGDAALFLGDNHSILVRCQPNSIYFVDKEDETVWCYPGYPFDMGVYNLEHKAVARDYQLNPSQRLNPPPIWILPTFM from the exons ATGGAGGACGATTGTGAATGGGCTTGGCTCCCCAAGGACTTACTGCACTCCATATTAGACCAGCTACAGCCAATGGAAGATGTTATCAGATTCAGCGCCGTTTGTACGGAATGGCGTTCTGTTGCGGTAGAGAATTTCGAAAGTCGCTCTCTTCATCGAAGACAAGTTCCATTCTTGATGAGTCGTACAAAAGACAATATCGGTAATTTACACAGCGTGACCCAGAAGAAGATGTATAAATTCCGGTTTCCAATGCCTGACAATATGAAGTGTTGCGGCTCTTCCCTCGGTTGGTTGATTATGCTCGATGTCACCATGGACGTCATCCTCTTCAATCCCTTCTCCGGCAACACCATTACTTTTCCTCCCATTCGACGATTGGTATTTGAGAAACGTTATGCACTAGAATTTGACTATATCCACGGTCTCTCTGCTCTCAAGCGATATGAATATGAAATACGAATACGAGAAGAATATGGGGAAGAAGAATTGG AAAACAGGTTAGCCTTCGTTAAATCTGGTGATGAAGATTGGACTTACATTGATAATAAAACTAGTGGCTTTGATTATCTCTTTAAGACAAGTCGTGGAGTTAAGGGTTTTCGGTATTTCGAGGATATCCTTTATTGGAAAAGCCAGTTTTATGCTGTGGACAGCTTCGGAAAACTTCTATCTTGTGAAATCAATACAAATTTTACCAATTTGAGGGTTAAGATTGTTGATGTTCCAAAGAGGGGAATTGGGGCCGACCCTATTTCAACTTCAACTTCTTTTCAAGAAGTTGTTCAAAGTCTAAGAAGAGAAGTTCAAAGTCCTTTCTTTGAAGGTAATATAAGTGTTTGGTCCGCCTTTTTGGTAGAATCCGTTGAAGGTGATTTACTTTGGGTTCCCAAATTCAGGTCTAATTTTCTTACTAGGAAATTTAGCGTTTATAAGCTAGTAGATAATGGTGGGAATGTAGGGTGGGTTGAGAAAGAGGATTTGGGTGATGCTGCCTTATTCCTAGGAGACAACCATTCTATTTTAGTTCGATGTCAGCCAAACTCCATATATTTCGTGGACAAGGAGGATGAGACTGTATGGTGTTATCCTGGTTATCCTTTTGACATGGGTGTATACAACTTGGAACATAAAGCAGTTGCACGAGACTACCAATTGAATCCTTCCCAAAGGTTGAACCCACCTCCAATTTGGATACTGCCTACATTCATGTGA
- the LOC117933048 gene encoding ycf20-like protein, which yields MAHSLSLPSTCLLKFGLATGTRVSHGKCSMLASRSSPRFFSVQAVQENEGPRRLVDIIRIVPQLSRNYFQSPSRRALFGGISLLGGFYVAQTISLSFGALGVNDVIAAVLCVLITEYVTRFYYSRPKVTFPLALLNNFKMGFTYGLFIDAFKLAS from the coding sequence ATGGCACATTCTTTGAGTTTGCCCTCTACTTGTCTCCTCAAATTTGGTTTAGCTACTGGAACCAGGGTTTCACATGGGAAATGTAGCATGTTGGCTTCAAGATCCTCACCCAGGTTTTTTAGTGTCCAAGCTGTGCAAGAGAATGAAGGTCCTCGAAGGCTAGTTGACATTATCCGAATTGTGCCACAGCTCTCAAGAAACTACTTTCAAAGTCCTTCTCGAAGGGCACTTTTTGGGGGAATCTCCTTGTTAGGTGGCTTTTATGTGGCACAGACAATTTCTCTGTCCTTTGGAGCTTTAGGAGTGAACGATGTAATTGCTGCAGTATTATGTGTCCTCATCACAGAGTATGTGACTCGGTTTTATTACAGCCGTCCAAAGGTTACTTTTCCCCTTGCTCTTCTCAATAATTTCAAGATGGGTTTCACGTATGGCCTCTTTATTGATGCTTTTAAGCTTGCTAGTTAA